A window from Methylocystis sp. MJC1 encodes these proteins:
- a CDS encoding DNA polymerase III subunit delta': protein MSKEPAGPPESDRFDDAPHPRETLALFGHARAEHELLDAYLRNRLAQAWIIGGPEGVGKATLAWRFARFLLAHPDPTAAAAQAAQSLGVPADHPAARRVATMALADIFLLRREWNEKTKKHFTEIRVDDVRDITRSFHQGSGTGGWRVAIIDCADDLNRSAANALLKLIEEPPERSLFLLVAHQPGRILPTIRSRCRKLMLSALTQVETVAAVEALGAPWSDAPKADIAAAAARAEGSVRETLRLLGGDAMVFDTSVARLLQRLPQVDWLGVHFLADKLTGRDNEAAYETFMRALERHLDSRVRALSQGGAPAARLIGYARAWDEIRDLARETEVFNFDKRAMVLGIFERLAVAEGAK from the coding sequence ATGAGCAAGGAGCCGGCGGGTCCGCCCGAAAGCGATCGTTTCGACGACGCGCCGCATCCGCGCGAGACTCTGGCGCTTTTCGGCCATGCGCGCGCCGAGCATGAGCTGCTCGACGCCTATTTGCGCAATCGTCTGGCGCAAGCCTGGATCATCGGCGGGCCGGAGGGCGTCGGCAAGGCGACGCTGGCCTGGCGCTTCGCGCGCTTTCTGCTCGCCCATCCCGACCCGACTGCGGCGGCGGCGCAAGCCGCCCAGAGCCTCGGCGTGCCCGCCGATCACCCCGCCGCCCGGCGCGTCGCGACCATGGCGCTCGCCGACATCTTCCTGCTGCGGCGCGAGTGGAACGAAAAGACCAAAAAGCATTTCACCGAGATCCGCGTCGACGACGTCCGCGACATCACACGGTCCTTCCATCAGGGTTCGGGCACGGGCGGCTGGCGCGTCGCCATCATCGACTGCGCCGACGACCTCAATCGAAGCGCCGCCAATGCGCTCTTGAAGCTCATCGAGGAGCCGCCGGAGCGTTCGCTCTTCTTGTTGGTGGCGCATCAGCCGGGCCGCATTTTGCCGACAATCCGCTCGCGCTGCCGCAAGCTGATGCTCTCCGCGCTGACGCAGGTGGAAACCGTCGCGGCGGTGGAGGCGCTAGGCGCGCCCTGGAGCGATGCGCCTAAGGCCGACATCGCGGCCGCCGCCGCCCGAGCGGAAGGGTCGGTGCGCGAGACGCTGCGGCTTTTGGGCGGCGACGCTATGGTTTTCGACACGAGCGTCGCGCGGCTCCTGCAACGTCTGCCGCAGGTCGACTGGCTCGGCGTGCATTTTCTCGCCGACAAGCTCACCGGTCGGGACAATGAAGCGGCCTACGAGACCTTCATGCGGGCTTTGGAGCGCCATCTCGATTCCCGCGTGCGGGCGCTCTCGCAGGGCGGCGCGCCGGCCGCGCGGCTGATCGGCTACGCCCGCGCCTGGGACGAGATAAGAGACCTCGCGCGGGAGACGGAGGTGTTCAACTTCGACAAGCGGGCGATGGTGCTGGGGATTTTCGAGCGTCTCGCGGTGGCGGAAGGGGCGAAATGA
- a CDS encoding AAA family ATPase, which produces MNSINVAPLETAVAESAERALDHIGRARAAIGAVIFGQDEVVEQALVTILAGGHGLLVGVPGLAKTKLVETLGKVLGLAEQRVQFTPDLLPADIIGSEVLEEGADRTRSFRFIKGPIFAQLLMADEINRASPRTQSALLQAMQEHHVSVAGKRYDLPRPFHVLATQNPLEQEGTYPLPEAQLDRFLLQIDVHYPDRASERRVLLETTGDKSAEAVQALDAEELMATQRLVRRLPVGDKVVDAILDLVRAARPGEGHPEIAPHVAWGPGPRAAQALMLATRARALATGRLAPSLDDVAALAAPVLRHRMALNFAARRETTIPELIDKLVSRIG; this is translated from the coding sequence ATGAACTCAATCAATGTTGCGCCGCTCGAAACCGCCGTCGCCGAATCGGCCGAGCGGGCGCTGGACCACATCGGGCGCGCCCGCGCCGCCATCGGTGCAGTCATCTTCGGACAGGACGAGGTGGTGGAGCAGGCGCTCGTCACCATCCTTGCCGGCGGCCACGGCCTGCTTGTCGGCGTGCCGGGTCTCGCCAAGACGAAGCTGGTCGAGACGCTCGGCAAGGTGCTGGGCCTTGCCGAGCAGCGCGTGCAGTTCACGCCGGACCTCCTGCCCGCCGACATCATCGGCTCGGAAGTGTTGGAGGAGGGCGCCGACCGCACCCGTTCTTTCCGCTTCATCAAGGGGCCGATCTTCGCGCAGCTTCTCATGGCGGACGAGATCAACCGCGCCTCGCCGCGCACGCAATCGGCGCTGCTGCAGGCGATGCAGGAGCATCACGTCAGCGTCGCCGGCAAGCGCTACGATCTGCCGCGTCCCTTCCATGTGCTCGCCACGCAGAACCCGCTGGAGCAGGAAGGCACCTATCCGCTGCCCGAGGCGCAGCTCGACCGCTTCCTCCTGCAGATCGACGTGCACTATCCCGACCGCGCCAGCGAGCGGCGCGTGCTGCTCGAGACGACGGGCGACAAATCCGCCGAAGCCGTTCAGGCGCTCGACGCCGAGGAGCTGATGGCGACGCAGCGCCTCGTGCGGCGGCTGCCCGTCGGCGACAAGGTCGTGGACGCGATCCTCGATCTCGTGCGCGCCGCGCGCCCGGGCGAGGGCCATCCGGAGATCGCGCCGCATGTCGCCTGGGGACCGGGTCCGCGCGCCGCCCAGGCGCTGATGCTCGCCACTCGCGCCCGCGCGCTTGCGACGGGGCGCCTCGCGCCGTCGCTCGACGACGTCGCCGCCTTGGCGGCGCCGGTGCTGCGTCACCGCATGGCGCTGAATTTCGCGGCGCGGCGCGAGACGACTATCCCGGAGCTGATCGATAAGCTTGTGTCGCGGATCGGCTGA
- a CDS encoding D-alanyl-D-alanine carboxypeptidase family protein, protein MRPFRLPISIFLLLIGAFSAAWAQPFQTSAPQAILIDADTNTVLFEKGADDYVTPASTVKILTAEMIFRELTEGRLKLGDEMQVSEYAWRNGGAPAGGSAMFLKVNSRASVENLLRGLVIDSGNDAALVLAEGVAGNEEAFVMRMNKRAAELGLVKSRFGNPWGKASNDQKVTAREMAKLALYVIKTYPDYYKYFGEKEFTWNNIRQQNRNPLLTMSIGADGLKTGNIEKNDFGLVGSAVEDGRRLIVAVYGAKTAKERAEEARKLLQWGFRNFEEKDLYKAGEPIGPAQVYGGTKGSIELVSKTDVKVLLPRSSSEKLSGKIVYEGPVIAPVESGQKLGKLEIKRGSTVVLEQPLEAAEAIDEGSLPRRAFDAVYEYAAAKIHEKLSARK, encoded by the coding sequence ATACGCCCATTCAGACTGCCGATATCGATCTTTCTTCTTTTGATCGGCGCCTTTTCGGCCGCCTGGGCGCAGCCTTTCCAAACGAGCGCCCCGCAAGCGATCCTCATAGATGCGGACACCAACACCGTCCTGTTTGAAAAGGGCGCCGACGACTATGTGACGCCCGCCTCGACGGTCAAAATCCTCACCGCGGAGATGATTTTCCGCGAGCTGACCGAAGGGCGCCTAAAGCTTGGCGATGAAATGCAGGTTTCCGAATACGCCTGGCGCAATGGCGGCGCGCCGGCCGGTGGTTCGGCTATGTTTTTGAAGGTCAACAGCCGCGCCAGCGTCGAGAATCTGCTGCGCGGGCTCGTCATCGACTCGGGCAACGACGCCGCGCTCGTGCTGGCGGAGGGCGTCGCGGGCAATGAGGAAGCTTTCGTCATGCGCATGAACAAGCGCGCGGCGGAGCTGGGCCTCGTCAAATCGCGCTTCGGCAATCCCTGGGGCAAGGCGAGTAACGATCAGAAGGTGACGGCGCGCGAGATGGCCAAGCTCGCCCTCTACGTCATCAAGACCTACCCGGATTACTACAAATATTTCGGCGAGAAGGAGTTCACCTGGAACAATATCCGCCAGCAAAACCGCAATCCGCTGCTGACGATGAGCATCGGCGCCGACGGGTTGAAGACGGGCAATATCGAGAAGAACGACTTCGGCCTGGTTGGATCGGCGGTCGAGGACGGCCGCCGCCTCATCGTCGCCGTTTATGGCGCCAAGACCGCGAAGGAGCGCGCCGAGGAAGCGCGCAAGCTTCTCCAGTGGGGCTTCCGGAATTTCGAGGAAAAGGACCTGTACAAGGCCGGCGAGCCGATCGGTCCGGCCCAGGTTTACGGCGGGACGAAGGGTTCGATCGAGCTGGTGTCGAAGACCGACGTCAAAGTGTTGCTGCCGCGCAGCTCCAGCGAGAAGCTCTCTGGCAAGATCGTCTATGAGGGGCCGGTGATCGCGCCCGTCGAATCCGGACAGAAACTCGGCAAGCTGGAAATCAAGCGCGGCTCGACCGTGGTCCTGGAGCAGCCGCTTGAGGCGGCCGAGGCGATCGATGAAGGATCGCTCCCGCGCCGCGCATTCGACGCGGTTTACGAGTATGCTGCGGCCAAGATCCACGAGAAGCTGTCGGCCAGGAAATGA
- a CDS encoding DUF6111 family protein, which yields MWRIALQTALLFLTPFVAYVGFHLLQRRWPFVAELWHGRVLSLLTIAGLLTAIAGMLTLGLTGRQQGAYVPAHVENGKLVPGQFQ from the coding sequence ATGTGGCGCATCGCGCTTCAGACCGCCCTGCTCTTTCTGACGCCCTTTGTGGCTTATGTGGGCTTTCATCTCCTGCAAAGGCGCTGGCCCTTCGTCGCCGAGCTTTGGCACGGGCGCGTCCTGTCGCTGCTGACGATCGCCGGGCTTCTGACGGCCATCGCCGGGATGCTGACCTTGGGCCTCACGGGGCGTCAGCAGGGCGCCTATGTCCCGGCCCATGTCGAAAACGGCAAGCTCGTTCCGGGCCAGTTTCAATGA
- the tmk gene encoding dTMP kinase yields MTGAEKGRFITFEGGEGVGKSTQLTRLAEHLRGCGIETVTTREPGGTPKAEALRRILLSGQVAPLGTLAEAALFAAARIDHVDRLIAPALSRGAWVLCDRFVDSTRAYQGARGGVERGALTLLEKAAVGDLEPDLTVILDLAPEEGLARAAVRREAAGQRADRFEAEDGGFHEGLRRAFLDIAADEPERCCVVNAALPADEVARAIRQLVDARFLEAQAAAAQ; encoded by the coding sequence ATGACGGGCGCCGAAAAAGGCCGATTCATCACATTCGAAGGCGGGGAGGGCGTCGGCAAATCGACCCAGCTGACGCGCCTCGCTGAGCATTTGCGCGGCTGTGGGATCGAAACCGTCACCACCCGCGAGCCCGGCGGCACGCCCAAGGCGGAAGCTTTGCGCCGTATTTTGCTCTCTGGACAGGTCGCGCCGTTGGGAACTTTGGCGGAGGCGGCGCTTTTCGCCGCGGCGCGCATCGACCATGTCGACAGGCTGATCGCGCCGGCGCTGTCACGTGGCGCCTGGGTGCTTTGCGATCGCTTTGTCGATTCGACGCGCGCCTATCAGGGCGCGCGCGGCGGCGTCGAGCGAGGGGCGCTGACTCTTCTGGAAAAGGCGGCTGTGGGCGACCTCGAGCCCGACCTCACTGTCATCCTCGATTTGGCGCCGGAGGAAGGGCTCGCCCGTGCGGCGGTGCGGCGGGAGGCGGCGGGTCAGCGCGCGGATCGCTTCGAGGCGGAAGACGGCGGCTTTCACGAGGGGTTGCGCCGCGCCTTCCTCGACATCGCCGCTGACGAACCCGAGCGCTGCTGCGTCGTCAACGCCGCTCTCCCGGCCGACGAGGTCGCGCGCGCCATACGCCAGCTCGTCGACGCCCGCTTCCTCGAAGCGCAGGCCGCCGCCGCCCAATGA
- a CDS encoding CCA tRNA nucleotidyltransferase, translating to MKGVERLLDDPRLATLFAALARTGAETRVVGGAVRDTLFGLAPHEIDLATTALPEAVLKAARDAGLKGVPTGIEHGTVTIVVAGTPFEVTTLREDVETDGRYAIVRFGGDFEQDARRRDFTVNALSVTPDGKLHDYTGGLADIAAKRIRFIGDAATRIREDYLRVLRFFRFNASHGEGGFDRAGLHESIIARENLARLSRERIRAEIIKLLPARRAPEVMRAMSHAGIIEVLLGMGYPARLARLAAFEAARGKRPDAVLRLAAFSVLTVEDADRLRARLRLSNDEHARLVAAARALSALHGIDRPPPVSHLREMLFLIGGRAAGDALALAFTESRAEADDADWLTAAKYLDETPAPAFPITGADLIGRGVLPGRELGATLKSLQAKWIKAGFPRDPAVVLRLLEEAGEPGSTRGRQ from the coding sequence ATGAAAGGGGTCGAGCGCCTTCTCGACGATCCGCGTCTCGCGACGCTCTTCGCCGCGCTCGCCAGGACCGGCGCCGAAACGCGCGTCGTCGGCGGCGCCGTGCGCGACACGCTCTTCGGGCTCGCACCGCATGAGATCGACCTCGCCACGACGGCTTTGCCGGAAGCGGTGCTCAAGGCGGCGCGAGACGCCGGACTGAAGGGCGTGCCGACCGGCATAGAGCATGGCACGGTTACGATCGTCGTCGCCGGGACGCCGTTCGAGGTGACGACGCTGCGCGAGGACGTCGAGACCGACGGCCGTTACGCCATCGTGCGCTTCGGCGGCGATTTCGAGCAGGACGCCCGCCGCCGCGACTTCACGGTGAACGCCTTGTCGGTCACGCCCGACGGCAAGCTTCACGATTATACGGGCGGGCTTGCAGACATCGCGGCTAAACGCATCCGCTTCATCGGCGACGCTGCGACGCGCATCCGCGAGGATTATCTGCGCGTTTTGCGTTTCTTCCGCTTCAACGCCTCGCATGGCGAAGGCGGCTTCGACCGGGCTGGATTGCACGAATCCATCATCGCCCGCGAAAATCTCGCGCGCCTCTCGCGCGAGCGCATTCGGGCCGAGATCATCAAGCTGCTCCCGGCGCGGCGCGCGCCCGAGGTCATGCGCGCCATGTCCCATGCGGGAATCATCGAGGTGCTGCTCGGCATGGGCTATCCGGCGCGGCTCGCCCGGCTCGCCGCCTTCGAGGCGGCGCGCGGCAAGAGGCCCGACGCGGTGCTGCGCCTCGCCGCCTTTTCGGTGCTGACGGTCGAGGACGCCGACCGCCTGCGCGCGCGGCTGCGGCTGTCGAACGACGAACATGCGCGGCTCGTCGCCGCGGCGCGGGCCCTGTCGGCCTTGCATGGGATCGACCGGCCGCCGCCGGTCTCGCATCTGCGCGAGATGCTCTTTCTGATCGGCGGCCGGGCGGCGGGGGATGCGCTAGCGCTGGCTTTCACTGAGAGCCGCGCCGAAGCGGATGACGCCGATTGGCTGACGGCGGCGAAATATCTCGACGAAACGCCCGCCCCCGCGTTTCCCATCACCGGAGCCGATCTCATCGGCCGCGGCGTCTTGCCTGGGCGCGAGCTCGGCGCGACTTTGAAGTCCCTGCAGGCAAAATGGATCAAAGCTGGCTTTCCGCGCGATCCGGCAGTTGTGCTGCGGTTGCTGGAGGAAGCCGGGGAGCCAGGCTCAACGCGAGGGCGACAATGA